The following DNA comes from Calditrichota bacterium.
CCTCTTCGATGGAGGCTTCGATGGCGACCGTCTGTCCACTGATAGCGCCTCCAGGCTGAATATGCACAATGCGCCCGGCTTGAGCATTGCCGAGAGCGGCAAGCAAGACGAGCGCAATGGATATGGCTCCTAATCTGAACCTCAATTCGACCTCCCTAATAACAGATGCACCGCCGTGCGCTCTCTGTGAACCGAACGATCGTAACAGTGCCGTTTGGCACGTTTTCCGCGTGTATATGCCGGCTGCCTGGATTATCTCAGGCAGCCGGCTATACACAAGATTACTCGCCTTCCTGATACCGGATAATGATGCGCCGGGTGCGTCCGTCAGGATCCTGAATCTCTATCTCGATGTCGCTTGGCGGAGCCATTCCCGGATCCGGGTCACCCCGCTGTTGATCCGGTGGAACATTTTGCACATCCACACCGCCCTGACGATTTGCTTCGCCCCGCTGTCCGGGTCGAACCTCAACGATCCTGCCCGATTGGGTATTCAACAGTTCGACCAGTCCTTCAAGAGTAACCACCTGGGTCGTTCCGTCATCGAAGACGATGACCCAGAACTCCGTCCCTTTAACTGACGCCACCGATGTCGGAGTCGCGATTTGTAGAGCGCCGCGCTGTTGACTCACCTTTGCAAAGACCTGTCCTACCTCCATCGACACCCGTTTTGCGATATTGGCCTGGTCATCACGCTTGCCTTCAACAGTCACCTCGGTGTTGGCGGTCAGTTTGATCTGGCTCTTATCATCGGTGAAGATTATCGTGGCAAATCCGTCAGCA
Coding sequences within:
- a CDS encoding FecR domain-containing protein; protein product: MPKYFINMLNRIRSALLTKVTLVGLWVLLANGNLFADGDKSIALTLKVNGNVQLKKAGTDRQIPLKFGTPLDDGDWVRTGADGFATIIFTDDKSQIKLTANTEVTVEGKRDDQANIAKRVSMEVGQVFAKVSQQRGALQIATPTSVASVKGTEFWVIVFDDGTTQVVTLEGLVELLNTQSGRIVEVRPGQRGEANRQGGVDVQNVPPDQQRGDPDPGMAPPSDIEIEIQDPDGRTRRIIIRYQEGE